In the genome of Nitrospira japonica, one region contains:
- a CDS encoding MFS transporter translates to MPTEKIRPPSRQSLRALDALNVLLADVRDGVGPYLAIYLLTAQQWDPASVGVAMSAMGISSVLAQTPCGMLIDALKQKRLLIALAALFVGAGCAALTRVSTFDFVIAVQALNGVAAAIFPPAVAAITLGLVGPKRFAVRTGRNEAFNHAGNVGAAALAGAAGHFLGLQWIFFLVSGIAVASVISVWFIREEDIDHDLARGAVPHVSPEQGDGQAGLFSGFRALLHNRILLIFALSTTLFHFANAAMLPLAGQLLSRHDEAGAPLYMTACIIAAQIVMIPVAAAAGILAERWGRKPVLCIGFAALPIRGFLYTLSDDSWFIVVVQLLDGIGAGVLGVLWVTVVADLTQGSGNYNLALGAIATAQGIGAAFSHLTAGYVVNGWGYQTGFVVLAVIAGFALALLLRAMPETGWSHEMEDTRLAEA, encoded by the coding sequence ATGCCGACGGAGAAGATCCGGCCGCCCAGCAGACAAAGTCTCCGCGCCCTCGACGCGCTGAACGTATTGCTCGCGGACGTGCGAGACGGCGTCGGACCGTACCTTGCGATCTACCTGCTCACCGCGCAGCAATGGGACCCGGCGAGCGTCGGTGTCGCTATGTCGGCCATGGGGATTTCGTCCGTGCTGGCCCAGACTCCCTGCGGTATGCTGATCGACGCACTCAAACAGAAACGGCTCTTGATTGCACTAGCCGCGCTGTTCGTCGGCGCCGGCTGCGCGGCATTAACCCGTGTCTCGACATTCGACTTCGTCATCGCGGTACAGGCGCTCAATGGAGTCGCTGCCGCCATCTTCCCTCCGGCGGTGGCCGCGATTACGTTGGGGCTCGTCGGCCCAAAGAGGTTCGCCGTCCGCACGGGGCGCAACGAGGCCTTCAACCACGCCGGCAATGTCGGAGCGGCGGCGCTGGCCGGAGCGGCGGGGCATTTTCTCGGTCTACAGTGGATTTTCTTCCTCGTCTCGGGAATCGCCGTCGCGAGCGTCATTTCCGTCTGGTTCATACGAGAGGAGGATATCGACCACGACCTGGCGCGAGGAGCAGTTCCCCATGTCTCTCCGGAACAAGGAGACGGACAAGCGGGGCTTTTCTCCGGATTCCGGGCACTACTCCATAACCGTATTCTGCTGATTTTTGCGCTCAGTACCACCCTCTTCCATTTCGCCAATGCGGCAATGTTGCCCTTGGCAGGGCAACTGCTGTCCCGCCATGACGAAGCCGGTGCGCCCCTGTACATGACCGCCTGCATCATCGCCGCCCAGATCGTCATGATTCCTGTCGCCGCCGCAGCGGGAATTCTAGCGGAGCGTTGGGGCCGCAAACCGGTTCTATGTATCGGCTTCGCCGCCCTGCCGATCCGTGGATTCCTGTATACGCTCAGCGATGATTCATGGTTTATCGTCGTGGTCCAATTGCTGGATGGAATTGGCGCGGGAGTATTGGGCGTGTTATGGGTCACCGTCGTCGCCGATCTGACCCAGGGATCGGGCAACTACAACCTCGCCCTCGGCGCCATTGCCACCGCACAAGGTATCGGAGCGGCGTTCAGCCATCTCACTGCGGGATATGTCGTCAACGGATGGGGATATCAGACTGGATTTGTAGTCTTGGCCGTCATTGCGGGCTT